One Deinococcus roseus DNA window includes the following coding sequences:
- a CDS encoding PIN/TRAM domain-containing protein, giving the protein MNWIPQTIRILIMLLGGYFSYLLLVWFPILQGGPQGSVTNLVYLVVAGVLIGYVISKRIELTLARWVEQWVALLVNLQPKRVMAATVGAILSLLVSVLLNNLLSNAPFYHWGFSLLTTAVLAIFFIFFSLKNSDFFGSFVANTTAPKTTRIPNPKILDTNVIIDGRIIELLQSQFLEGTLVVPLFVLRELQFLADHADPSKRARGKRGLEVLEQLHSITTLKVLDWNDDNIKTVDDKLVKLAQELHAKLISNDYNLGRVAKLQDVDVLNLNALATAIKARYNAGDIIQVSITKDGQQAGQGVAYLEDGTMVVVEDGAAFKGQLRNVVVLSNIQTNVGRMIFARTETN; this is encoded by the coding sequence ATGAACTGGATACCCCAAACCATTCGCATCCTCATCATGCTACTCGGGGGATATTTCTCCTATTTGCTGCTGGTGTGGTTTCCCATTCTGCAAGGTGGCCCTCAGGGATCGGTCACCAACCTGGTGTATCTGGTGGTCGCTGGCGTCCTCATTGGTTATGTGATTTCCAAACGCATTGAACTGACCCTGGCCCGCTGGGTGGAACAGTGGGTGGCTTTGCTGGTCAACCTGCAACCCAAACGGGTGATGGCTGCCACTGTGGGGGCCATCCTCAGTTTGCTGGTCAGTGTGCTGCTCAACAACCTGCTTTCCAATGCCCCTTTTTACCACTGGGGATTCAGCCTGCTGACCACTGCCGTGCTGGCCATCTTCTTCATCTTCTTTTCCCTGAAAAACAGTGATTTCTTTGGGTCTTTTGTGGCCAACACCACTGCACCCAAGACCACCCGGATTCCCAACCCCAAAATCCTGGACACCAACGTGATCATTGATGGACGCATCATTGAACTGCTGCAAAGCCAGTTTCTGGAAGGCACCCTGGTGGTTCCGCTCTTTGTGCTGCGTGAGCTGCAGTTCCTGGCAGACCATGCAGACCCCAGCAAAAGGGCCAGAGGCAAACGCGGACTGGAAGTGCTGGAGCAACTGCACAGCATCACCACCCTGAAAGTGCTGGACTGGAACGATGACAACATCAAGACCGTGGACGACAAGCTGGTCAAACTGGCCCAGGAATTGCATGCCAAACTGATCTCCAACGACTACAACCTGGGGCGGGTGGCCAAACTGCAGGATGTGGATGTGCTCAACCTCAATGCGCTCGCCACCGCCATCAAAGCCCGTTACAACGCTGGAGACATCATCCAGGTCAGCATCACCAAAGATGGTCAGCAAGCGGGACAAGGTGTGGCTTACCTCGAAGATGGAACCATGGTGGTGGTGGAAGACGGTGCAGCATTCAAAGGTCAACTGAGAAATGTGGTGGTGCTCTCCAACATCCAGACCAACGTGGGCCGCATGATCTTTGCCCGCACCGAAACCAACTGA
- a CDS encoding TolC family protein translates to MHRWMLTLALSLFTLAQATPLPELLQGVEVQPAVQTLQIQLKETALKKNAPGLVPDLALKGDAGSAPDPITAQQEWTGSVGAEITYGWISASQQRRQLDLEVQGLQTQLIETRIRTLKDLLQTEWTYRKNKLSAAQAELDLRTQQLELKSRQARFQLGALTEQQVKNAALLVNRAELQLRQQQVGLKKSLADLQRLKLTAPEVPTELPLPPETTSAETSEVLKTQQQVFELQLKGQKLNLQQWPEVSLGASYSNGHSSLSGSINQNLDTHLEYGYGFNSPASPESWGLKLSARFGLDFTRTGQQDLNNQQLQLTLDTLRDQQQQLQLFRADLRMQLQQNQELLDLSKQVLQLSEAAVEQEKIRLNQGLVSETAVLQVQSQVLKEQQNMLELEKALQDLALQLWEVYTWYPQNGK, encoded by the coding sequence ATGCACAGATGGATGCTCACCCTTGCACTGAGCCTGTTCACCTTGGCCCAGGCCACCCCATTGCCAGAATTGCTGCAAGGGGTGGAGGTCCAGCCCGCAGTTCAGACCCTGCAAATTCAGCTTAAAGAAACCGCATTGAAAAAAAATGCACCTGGACTGGTTCCCGATCTCGCCTTGAAAGGGGACGCAGGATCTGCCCCAGATCCCATCACCGCTCAGCAGGAATGGACGGGCAGCGTGGGAGCAGAAATCACTTATGGCTGGATCTCTGCTTCACAGCAACGCAGGCAACTGGACCTGGAAGTTCAGGGCCTGCAAACCCAGCTGATCGAAACCCGCATTCGCACCCTGAAAGATCTGCTGCAAACCGAATGGACCTACCGCAAAAACAAACTCTCCGCAGCACAGGCCGAACTGGACCTCAGAACCCAGCAGCTTGAACTGAAATCCAGGCAGGCCCGTTTCCAGCTGGGTGCCCTGACAGAACAGCAGGTGAAAAATGCTGCTTTGCTGGTCAATCGGGCTGAATTGCAGCTCAGGCAGCAACAGGTGGGCCTGAAAAAATCCCTCGCGGATTTGCAAAGGTTGAAACTCACCGCCCCAGAAGTGCCCACAGAACTGCCCCTCCCACCAGAAACAACCTCTGCAGAAACCTCTGAAGTGCTGAAAACCCAGCAACAGGTGTTTGAACTGCAACTCAAAGGACAGAAATTGAACCTGCAGCAGTGGCCAGAGGTCTCTCTGGGAGCCAGTTACAGCAACGGGCACAGCAGCCTTTCTGGCAGCATCAACCAGAACCTGGACACCCATCTGGAATATGGGTATGGCTTCAACAGCCCTGCTTCCCCTGAATCCTGGGGTCTTAAACTGTCTGCCCGATTTGGCCTGGATTTTACACGTACAGGACAGCAAGATTTGAACAACCAGCAATTGCAGTTGACCCTGGACACCCTGCGAGACCAGCAACAACAGTTGCAACTGTTCAGAGCAGATTTGCGTATGCAGTTGCAGCAAAACCAGGAACTGCTGGACCTTTCAAAACAGGTTTTGCAGCTCAGTGAGGCCGCTGTAGAGCAGGAAAAAATCAGACTGAATCAGGGACTGGTCAGTGAAACAGCTGTGCTGCAGGTGCAGTCTCAGGTGCTTAAAGAACAGCAAAACATGCTTGAACTCGAAAAAGCCCTGCAGGATCTGGCTTTGCAACTCTGGGAGGTTTACACATGGTATCCGCAAAATGGCAAATGA
- a CDS encoding TolC family protein produces the protein MILVLMATTASTAFAVNPAPLYPTALKQNASYQMGLTEVQEADRGLTRTQSDPVALKPDLLGAQQRLDQARASLINQSLMVRQHLVTDLQNLDSLQDQLLGQQISLEISQLQAQASRARLKAGAATQLDLAKAENDLDSAQKDLDSTRKQLQDAQERFKKRYGKTPDASGDEKLSWTTAQLQTALKSHPRALRDQATLENADLQYQIKSSDLSPAIEVDQARIALENARKTQAETLSDLQEALEDALSQHQIAQNSVTAKDRSLQIALANLTTQKARFQKGLISRLQVLQAELEVQNAQTALGQARNTALKAGYGVLLAANFASWGDEK, from the coding sequence ATGATTCTGGTGTTGATGGCAACCACAGCTTCCACGGCTTTCGCTGTCAATCCAGCCCCTCTTTATCCCACCGCTTTAAAACAGAACGCCTCCTACCAGATGGGCCTCACCGAAGTGCAGGAAGCTGACCGGGGATTGACCCGCACCCAGAGTGACCCGGTGGCACTCAAGCCCGACCTGCTCGGTGCCCAGCAGCGTCTGGATCAAGCCAGAGCATCTCTGATCAATCAGTCTTTGATGGTCAGACAACACCTGGTGACAGACCTGCAAAACCTGGACAGCCTGCAAGACCAGTTGCTGGGCCAGCAGATCAGCCTGGAGATTTCACAATTGCAGGCCCAGGCCTCCCGTGCACGCCTCAAAGCAGGAGCAGCAACCCAGCTGGACCTTGCAAAAGCCGAAAACGATCTGGACAGTGCCCAGAAAGACCTGGACAGCACCAGAAAACAACTTCAGGATGCCCAGGAGCGCTTCAAAAAGCGTTATGGCAAAACCCCGGATGCTTCTGGAGATGAAAAGCTGAGCTGGACCACTGCCCAGTTGCAGACGGCTTTAAAAAGCCATCCCCGTGCCCTGAGGGACCAGGCCACCCTGGAAAATGCCGACCTGCAATACCAGATCAAATCCAGCGACCTGAGCCCTGCCATCGAGGTGGACCAGGCCCGCATTGCGCTGGAAAACGCTCGCAAGACCCAGGCCGAAACCCTTTCTGACCTGCAAGAAGCCCTGGAAGATGCCCTGAGCCAGCACCAGATTGCTCAAAACAGTGTCACAGCAAAAGACCGTTCCTTGCAGATTGCTCTGGCCAACCTGACCACCCAGAAAGCCCGTTTTCAGAAAGGCCTGATTTCCAGGCTGCAGGTGCTGCAAGCCGAACTGGAAGTGCAAAATGCCCAGACGGCTCTGGGACAGGCCCGCAACACCGCATTGAAAGCGGGTTATGGTGTGCTGCTGGCAGCCAATTTTGCTTCCTGGGGAGATGAAAAATGA
- a CDS encoding ATP-dependent Clp protease ATP-binding subunit, with protein MNRYDDRARLVFHYAREEGNRLGHAMVGPEHLLLGLMREGGTACQILQDFGFTLEGLRRKVEEIIGRGEGSRLNDAPSITPRARRVMELASAEAKALGAQVTSTEHILLGIIREGDGVAYRILQEQARDVDTIRWRIMASADTRNNPKPVHTPFLDEYGRDLTKQATEGKLDPVVGRSEEIRRVTQILSRRTKNNPVLIGDPGVGKTAIVEGLALAIHEKRVPANLQGARVVSIDLSGVVAGTKYRGEFEERLRQIIDELRNAKVIAFIDELHTLVGAGGAEGTLDAANILKPALSRGEIQVIGATTTGEYHRYIEKDAALERRFQPVIVLEPNPAETLEILRGLRPRYEEHHGVIIPDSILELSVRIGERSLPGRNFPDKAIDLIDEAASRVRINLSLGVPVAEDEAGEPVVTREDLESVINSMGGVYVDERESSTLTTLEDNLKDQVYGQPEAIKALSSALRRARLGLGGRTRVAASFLFVGPSGVGKTHLAKALARSLFGSERSLIRIDMSEFQEPHSISKLIGSPPGYVGHEQGGRLTEAVRRQPFSVILLDEIEKAHPDIYNTFLQVLDDGRLTDGLGRTVDFRRTIIIMTSNTGFNTGPGVGFSPVKVEDTQPLRQIFTPEFLDRLDDVIRFKALGENELVLVARQLLGEMQEELATRDLKVRFADAVAPWLVSKLKARSSKHALGSSRQLRTVVREEIEDPLALELLEDGGELTVNVKENHLAFDRASVDSKILA; from the coding sequence GTGAACAGGTACGATGACCGAGCAAGACTGGTTTTCCATTACGCACGCGAAGAAGGCAACCGTTTGGGCCACGCTATGGTGGGCCCGGAGCACCTGCTGCTCGGCCTGATGCGTGAAGGGGGCACCGCCTGTCAAATCCTGCAAGACTTCGGGTTTACACTCGAAGGCTTACGGCGCAAGGTGGAAGAGATCATTGGACGCGGAGAAGGAAGTCGCCTGAACGACGCGCCCTCGATCACTCCCCGTGCACGCAGGGTGATGGAGCTGGCTTCTGCCGAAGCCAAAGCCCTCGGGGCACAGGTCACCAGCACAGAGCACATTCTTCTGGGGATCATCCGTGAAGGAGATGGCGTTGCATACCGCATCCTGCAAGAGCAGGCGAGAGATGTGGACACCATCCGCTGGCGCATCATGGCCAGTGCCGACACCCGCAACAACCCCAAACCCGTACACACGCCCTTCCTGGACGAGTACGGACGTGACCTGACCAAACAAGCAACGGAAGGCAAGCTCGATCCCGTGGTGGGCCGCAGCGAAGAAATCCGCCGTGTGACCCAGATTCTCTCCCGCAGAACCAAAAACAACCCCGTGTTGATTGGGGATCCGGGTGTCGGAAAAACCGCCATTGTAGAGGGTCTCGCTCTGGCAATTCACGAGAAACGCGTTCCTGCAAACCTGCAAGGTGCAAGGGTGGTGTCCATTGACCTTTCGGGCGTGGTGGCTGGAACCAAATACCGTGGTGAATTCGAAGAGCGCCTCAGACAAATCATCGATGAACTGCGCAACGCCAAAGTGATTGCTTTCATCGACGAGCTGCACACCCTGGTGGGTGCCGGTGGCGCAGAGGGAACCCTGGACGCAGCCAACATCCTCAAACCCGCGCTGTCCCGCGGCGAAATTCAGGTGATCGGTGCCACCACCACTGGTGAGTACCACCGTTACATCGAGAAAGACGCCGCCCTGGAACGCCGCTTCCAGCCTGTGATCGTGCTGGAACCCAATCCTGCAGAAACCCTGGAAATCCTGCGTGGCCTGCGCCCCCGTTACGAGGAGCACCACGGCGTGATCATTCCAGATTCCATTCTGGAGCTGTCTGTGCGCATCGGTGAACGCTCGCTGCCCGGACGCAACTTCCCTGACAAGGCCATCGATCTGATCGATGAAGCCGCCAGTCGGGTGCGCATCAACCTCAGTCTGGGTGTTCCGGTGGCAGAAGACGAAGCCGGAGAACCCGTGGTCACCCGCGAGGACCTCGAATCGGTGATCAACAGCATGGGTGGCGTTTATGTCGATGAACGCGAATCCAGCACCCTGACCACCCTGGAAGACAACCTCAAAGACCAGGTGTATGGTCAGCCCGAAGCCATCAAAGCCCTGTCCAGTGCCCTGCGCCGCGCACGTCTGGGGCTTGGAGGCCGCACCCGTGTTGCCGCCAGCTTCCTGTTCGTGGGACCCAGTGGGGTCGGTAAAACCCACCTTGCCAAAGCCCTTGCCCGTTCCCTCTTTGGCAGCGAACGCAGCCTGATTCGCATTGACATGAGCGAATTCCAGGAACCCCACAGCATCTCCAAGCTGATCGGGTCCCCTCCCGGATACGTCGGTCACGAACAGGGTGGTCGCCTCACCGAAGCCGTGCGCCGTCAACCTTTCAGTGTGATCCTGCTTGATGAGATCGAGAAGGCCCATCCTGACATCTACAACACCTTCCTTCAGGTGCTGGACGATGGTCGATTGACAGACGGTCTGGGCCGCACCGTGGACTTCAGACGCACCATCATCATCATGACCTCCAACACCGGCTTCAACACCGGTCCCGGTGTGGGTTTCAGCCCCGTGAAGGTGGAAGACACCCAGCCCCTGCGCCAGATCTTCACCCCCGAGTTCCTGGACCGTCTGGACGACGTGATCCGCTTCAAGGCCCTCGGAGAGAACGAACTGGTTCTGGTGGCCCGTCAGTTGCTCGGCGAAATGCAAGAAGAGCTCGCCACCCGCGACCTCAAAGTGCGCTTTGCAGATGCTGTGGCCCCCTGGCTGGTCAGCAAGCTGAAAGCCCGCTCCAGCAAGCACGCCCTGGGTTCCTCCCGCCAACTCCGCACCGTGGTGCGTGAAGAGATTGAAGATCCCCTCGCCCTGGAACTGCTCGAAGATGGCGGCGAACTGACCGTCAACGTCAAGGAAAACCATCTGGCTTTTGATCGGGCCAGCGTGGATTCCAAGATCCTGGCTTAA
- a CDS encoding ABC transporter ATP-binding protein, with translation MNVISLKNITKVYGEGESQVRALDGVSLDIGRGEYVALMGPSGSGKSTLMHILGCLDLPSTGEYLLADQQVSRLSEDQLAGVRNQRIGFVFQAFNLLARTSALVNVELPLAYRGTSRIERTRRAKEALERVGLGSRLHHKPSELSGGQKQRVAIARALVQNPDVLLADEPTGNLDSKSTHDILALFDELHQEGRTIVLVTHEDEVGARAQRIVRLRDGKLEGQP, from the coding sequence ATGAACGTCATTTCCCTGAAGAACATCACCAAGGTTTACGGAGAAGGAGAAAGTCAGGTGCGAGCCCTGGACGGGGTCAGCCTGGACATTGGCAGGGGAGAGTACGTGGCCCTGATGGGACCTTCTGGCAGTGGAAAAAGCACCCTGATGCACATCCTGGGTTGCCTGGATTTGCCCAGCACCGGAGAATACCTGCTGGCAGACCAGCAGGTGTCCCGGCTCAGCGAGGACCAGCTGGCCGGGGTGCGCAACCAGCGCATTGGCTTTGTGTTTCAGGCCTTCAATTTGCTGGCCCGCACCTCTGCGCTGGTCAATGTGGAATTGCCCCTGGCCTACCGGGGAACCTCCCGTATCGAGCGCACCCGCAGAGCCAAAGAAGCCCTGGAACGGGTGGGTCTGGGCAGCAGGTTGCACCACAAACCCAGTGAACTCTCTGGCGGGCAAAAGCAGCGGGTGGCGATTGCCCGTGCCCTGGTGCAAAACCCGGATGTGCTGCTTGCAGATGAACCCACTGGAAACCTCGACTCCAAAAGCACCCATGACATCCTGGCCCTCTTTGATGAACTGCATCAGGAAGGCCGCACCATCGTTCTGGTGACCCACGAAGACGAGGTGGGGGCCAGAGCCCAGCGCATTGTGCGCCTCAGGGACGGCAAGTTGGAAGGCCAGCCATGA
- the radA gene encoding DNA repair protein RadA produces the protein MAKKNLPTFQCNSCGYQSPKLLGRCPNCQAWGTFEELAPSPVFASAGGAYGGIRGGKITRLTEVSRREEPRTPTGLSELDRVLGGGLVAGSVTLIGGEPGIGKSTLLLQVAECLSQGGHNVIYVAGEESLEQIRLRADRLGVKGDFMMTRDTRADHIGGLLDEHKPKLCIVDSIQTVQVTDEGTPGSISQVREATAALTRYAKETGASVVLVGHVTKDGTVAGPKVMEHIVDATVFLESVGQFRLLRSVKNRFGQAGELGVFEMRSEGLVAVENPSAAFLAERPIGAPGSVIAATVDGHRPLLLEVQALASKTPYPNPRRVVVGLDPKRVDVIIAVLEKRFNLTLSGLDIFVNLAGGIRINDPGLDLAVALAIYSAVVSKAVPEKVAVFGEVGLAGEVRTVQQAIRRAEEAIRAGYDQLLCPAGIQGSMFAVRDIQSAMTSLWSLKS, from the coding sequence GTGGCTAAGAAAAACCTGCCCACCTTTCAATGCAACAGTTGCGGTTACCAGTCTCCCAAACTGCTGGGGCGGTGCCCCAACTGTCAGGCCTGGGGCACTTTTGAAGAACTGGCCCCCTCCCCTGTTTTTGCTTCTGCAGGTGGAGCTTACGGAGGCATCAGGGGCGGCAAAATCACCCGCCTGACGGAAGTCAGCCGTCGTGAAGAGCCCCGCACACCCACGGGTCTGAGCGAACTGGACCGGGTGCTGGGTGGAGGTCTGGTGGCAGGCTCTGTGACCTTGATTGGTGGGGAACCTGGCATCGGAAAATCCACTTTGCTGTTGCAGGTCGCAGAATGCCTTTCCCAGGGAGGACACAATGTCATTTATGTTGCAGGAGAAGAATCCCTCGAACAGATCCGACTGAGGGCAGACCGCCTCGGGGTCAAAGGCGATTTCATGATGACCCGCGACACCCGCGCAGACCACATCGGAGGACTGCTGGACGAGCACAAGCCTAAACTTTGCATTGTGGATTCCATCCAGACCGTGCAGGTGACAGATGAGGGAACTCCTGGCAGCATCTCCCAGGTGCGTGAGGCCACTGCTGCCCTCACCCGTTATGCCAAAGAAACCGGGGCCAGTGTGGTACTGGTGGGCCACGTCACCAAAGACGGCACCGTGGCCGGTCCCAAGGTGATGGAACACATCGTGGATGCCACCGTGTTTCTGGAATCGGTGGGACAGTTCCGTTTGCTGCGCAGCGTGAAGAACCGCTTTGGTCAGGCTGGAGAACTGGGGGTTTTTGAGATGCGCTCTGAAGGTCTGGTGGCCGTGGAAAACCCCAGTGCTGCCTTTCTGGCCGAAAGACCCATCGGCGCTCCGGGCAGTGTGATTGCTGCAACCGTGGACGGGCACCGTCCCCTTTTGCTGGAAGTGCAGGCCCTGGCCTCCAAAACCCCTTACCCCAACCCCAGAAGGGTGGTGGTGGGTCTGGACCCCAAGCGGGTGGATGTGATCATCGCGGTGCTGGAAAAACGCTTCAATTTGACCCTCAGTGGCCTGGACATCTTCGTGAATCTGGCTGGAGGCATCCGCATCAACGATCCGGGACTGGACCTGGCTGTGGCCCTCGCCATCTACAGCGCCGTGGTGTCCAAAGCTGTGCCAGAAAAAGTGGCTGTGTTTGGAGAAGTGGGTCTGGCTGGAGAAGTTCGCACCGTTCAGCAGGCCATTCGCCGTGCAGAAGAGGCCATTCGAGCAGGGTATGACCAGCTTCTGTGTCCTGCGGGAATCCAGGGCAGCATGTTTGCTGTCCGGGACATCCAGAGTGCCATGACCAGCCTGTGGAGCCTGAAGTCCTGA
- a CDS encoding efflux RND transporter periplasmic adaptor subunit, translated as MKPRTVILTVLALGGVGVAAYTFMPRVPQLPRVSTAVVQQETFVKEVSAVGTVKATLSRPLAFASPGTVLAVPVKVGDQVKKGQVLITLDTRSIQTDLDSARSSLQAAQADVQKAQNSIQTDSLDSRKTVEQAQNALISAQNAYRVAAKQQQLQQDLYQIGSISRNDYEQAVTTAQEAQLKVQGAQLDLQSAKLRQQGTKSLQTSTLQNAQSILQSARTRVLTLEKQLTDAVLRAPLDGVVSSVTVSPGGFATSGVAAVEITDLTDLYLEVPFDETRSRDLANGQKAVLEFDALPGQKVSGKVLRVNPTATSGQGNSQVTSVNAQIAFQKSGVKPGFTASVKVETLRQPNTLTVPLEAITEAEQTFVYRVRPDAAGQGSVEKIKVKILDRNVKVAAIEGLQPRDQVLTLDMDTIKVGDRVQVAQP; from the coding sequence ATGAAACCACGCACCGTGATCCTCACGGTTCTGGCACTGGGAGGGGTTGGGGTTGCAGCTTACACTTTCATGCCCAGAGTCCCCCAGTTGCCCAGGGTGAGCACAGCCGTTGTGCAGCAGGAAACTTTTGTGAAGGAGGTCAGTGCCGTGGGCACGGTCAAGGCCACATTGAGCCGCCCCCTGGCCTTTGCTTCTCCAGGAACAGTCCTCGCTGTGCCAGTCAAGGTGGGCGATCAGGTGAAAAAAGGCCAGGTGCTCATCACCCTGGACACCCGGTCCATCCAGACCGATCTGGACAGTGCCAGATCCAGCTTGCAGGCCGCCCAGGCCGATGTGCAGAAAGCCCAGAACAGCATACAGACCGACAGCCTGGATTCCCGCAAAACTGTGGAACAGGCCCAGAATGCCCTGATCAGCGCGCAGAACGCTTACCGCGTGGCTGCAAAACAGCAGCAATTGCAGCAGGACCTTTACCAGATTGGCAGCATCTCCAGAAACGACTACGAACAGGCCGTGACCACGGCGCAAGAAGCCCAGTTGAAAGTGCAGGGTGCACAACTGGATTTGCAGTCTGCAAAACTCAGGCAGCAGGGAACCAAAAGCCTGCAGACTTCCACTTTGCAAAATGCCCAGAGCATCCTGCAAAGCGCCAGAACACGGGTGCTCACCCTGGAAAAACAGTTGACCGATGCGGTGCTGAGGGCCCCTCTGGATGGAGTGGTCAGCAGTGTCACGGTGTCTCCCGGAGGGTTTGCCACATCCGGAGTGGCTGCAGTGGAAATCACAGATTTGACCGACCTTTATCTGGAGGTCCCTTTTGATGAGACTCGATCCAGAGACCTTGCGAATGGGCAGAAAGCCGTGCTGGAATTTGATGCCCTGCCCGGTCAAAAGGTCAGTGGAAAAGTGCTTCGGGTCAATCCCACAGCCACCAGCGGACAGGGCAACAGTCAGGTGACCAGTGTCAACGCCCAGATCGCCTTCCAGAAAAGCGGTGTGAAACCGGGCTTCACGGCCAGTGTGAAAGTGGAAACTTTAAGACAGCCCAACACCCTGACGGTCCCTCTGGAAGCCATCACCGAAGCAGAGCAGACCTTTGTGTACCGGGTGAGACCAGATGCTGCAGGCCAGGGCAGTGTGGAAAAAATCAAAGTGAAAATACTGGACCGCAATGTCAAAGTGGCAGCCATTGAAGGCCTGCAGCCCAGAGACCAGGTCCTGACCCTGGACATGGACACCATCAAGGTGGGTGACAGGGTCCAGGTGGCCCAGCCATGA
- a CDS encoding ABC transporter permease, which translates to MNPLENLAAAFQAIFANKLRSVLTMLGVIIGVFAVSTMLSLGQMATQAITGQLNDIGGKTMFVQASYEPGKPYKTFTQADMDALLVLPLNDISTSGSSLRMTHRNREVSVSVRGTRSNFSRLTSQAKILKGRYFSDYEEKSAAQVVVLSQKTATKIFEKENPIGKVVRAIRDTGVREEYTVIGITQDLGALFSEGDTGFIPITNSWRGGYESRGEYGYLQFRLHPEASAEQVKRQVESILQRRRGSQNFSVTNVDQFVQQFNQITLILQALLAGIGGLSLLVGGIGIMNIMLVSVTERTREIGLRKAIGAKRGTILQQFLIEAVTLTALGGAIGYVFSLLVIVGLATALPNIFPQVIISPTTGIVALSVSILTGVLFGVWPASRAASLPPIEALRYE; encoded by the coding sequence ATGAATCCCCTGGAAAACCTTGCTGCTGCCTTTCAGGCCATTTTTGCCAACAAACTGCGCAGCGTCCTGACCATGCTGGGGGTGATCATCGGGGTGTTTGCGGTGTCCACCATGCTGTCTCTGGGCCAGATGGCCACCCAGGCCATCACCGGGCAACTGAATGACATTGGCGGCAAGACCATGTTCGTGCAGGCCTCCTATGAACCTGGAAAGCCCTACAAAACCTTCACCCAGGCAGACATGGATGCCCTTTTGGTGTTGCCTCTCAATGACATTTCCACGAGTGGTTCCAGCCTGCGCATGACCCACCGCAACCGGGAAGTCTCGGTGAGTGTGCGGGGCACCCGCTCCAACTTCAGCAGACTCACCAGCCAGGCCAAAATTCTGAAAGGCCGTTACTTCAGCGACTACGAGGAAAAAAGTGCTGCCCAGGTGGTGGTGCTCAGCCAGAAAACCGCCACCAAGATTTTTGAGAAAGAAAACCCCATTGGCAAGGTGGTTCGGGCCATTCGGGACACAGGCGTTCGTGAAGAGTACACCGTGATTGGCATCACCCAGGACCTCGGTGCCCTGTTCAGCGAAGGAGACACGGGTTTTATCCCCATCACCAACAGCTGGCGCGGAGGATATGAATCCAGAGGAGAATACGGATACTTGCAGTTCCGCCTGCACCCAGAGGCCAGCGCTGAACAGGTCAAGCGTCAGGTGGAATCCATTCTGCAACGCCGCAGAGGCAGCCAGAATTTCAGTGTCACCAACGTGGACCAGTTTGTGCAGCAATTCAACCAGATCACCCTGATTTTGCAGGCTTTGCTGGCGGGCATTGGCGGTCTGTCCCTGCTGGTGGGTGGGATTGGCATCATGAACATCATGCTGGTCTCCGTCACCGAACGCACCCGTGAAATTGGGCTGCGCAAGGCCATTGGAGCAAAAAGAGGCACCATCTTGCAGCAATTCCTGATCGAAGCCGTGACCCTCACCGCTCTGGGAGGGGCCATTGGATATGTCTTCAGCCTGCTGGTGATTGTGGGCCTGGCGACTGCCCTGCCCAACATTTTCCCTCAGGTGATCATCTCTCCGACAACGGGCATTGTGGCCCTCAGTGTGAGCATCCTCACCGGGGTGTTGTTCGGTGTGTGGCCTGCTTCACGGGCCGCTTCACTGCCACCCATTGAAGCCCTGCGCTACGAGTGA